In Amycolatopsis methanolica 239, a single genomic region encodes these proteins:
- a CDS encoding nicotinamide mononucleotide transporter family protein: MHVLLQHGLSVFGQWISIAELVGQLCALAVVFLAQRRTLWTWPVQVGATVLLFAVYASAHLGGLAARQVAILLISIYGWWAWTRRRDPVYGVVVRSGRAVERLVMAGAFVAGTVVMALVLDALDASWAPWPDAAIFIGTLVAFAAQGRGLVEFWLVWLVVDAIGVPLQISSGLYFSAAVYLVFAALVVHGWWSWHRAAATRPELTAASR; encoded by the coding sequence ATGCACGTTCTGTTGCAGCACGGTTTGTCCGTTTTCGGGCAGTGGATCTCCATCGCGGAGCTGGTCGGCCAGCTGTGCGCGCTCGCCGTGGTCTTCCTGGCGCAGCGGCGCACGCTCTGGACCTGGCCCGTGCAGGTCGGCGCGACGGTGCTGCTCTTCGCCGTTTACGCCTCCGCGCACCTGGGCGGGCTCGCGGCCCGGCAGGTCGCGATCCTGCTGATCTCGATCTACGGCTGGTGGGCCTGGACCCGCCGCCGCGACCCGGTCTACGGGGTGGTCGTGCGCAGTGGCCGGGCCGTCGAGCGGCTGGTGATGGCGGGTGCGTTCGTGGCCGGCACCGTGGTGATGGCGCTGGTGCTCGACGCGCTGGACGCGTCCTGGGCGCCGTGGCCGGACGCGGCGATCTTCATCGGGACACTGGTCGCCTTCGCCGCCCAGGGCCGCGGCCTGGTCGAGTTCTGGCTGGTGTGGCTGGTCGTCGACGCGATCGGCGTGCCGCTGCAGATCTCCTCGGGCCTGTACTTCTCCGCGGCGGTCTACCTCGTGTTCGCCGCGCTGGTCGTGCACGGCTGGTGGAGCTGGCACCGCGCCGCGGCCACGCGCCCAGAGCTCACGGCAGCATCCCGCTGA
- a CDS encoding acyl carrier protein gives MADKQEILSGLAEIVEEVAGVAQDDVSLEKSFVDDLDIDSLSMVEIAVQAEDKFGVKIPDDELANLKTVGDAVDYVAANAK, from the coding sequence GTGGCGGACAAGCAGGAGATCCTCAGCGGCCTCGCGGAGATCGTCGAGGAGGTCGCGGGTGTCGCGCAGGACGACGTGAGCCTGGAGAAGTCCTTCGTCGACGACCTGGACATCGACTCGCTGTCGATGGTGGAGATCGCGGTGCAGGCCGAGGACAAGTTCGGGGTCAAGATTCCGGACGACGAGCTGGCCAACCTGAAGACCGTCGGCGACGCGGTGGACTACGTCGCCGCGAACGCCAAGTAA
- a CDS encoding ACP S-malonyltransferase, whose product MFPRDVTAVLAPGQGSQAPGMFSPWLELDGTREKLARWSERTGLDLVHLGTEADAETIQDTAITQPLIVALSLLAFDALGDVPDDTPVAGHSVGELAAAAAAGVLTAEDAVALAAVRGAEMAKACAIEPTSMAAVMLGDPDEVVAWLEGHGLTAANRNGAGQIVASGAKDAIERIVAEPLEGTKVRPLKVAGAFHTSYMAPAEEALRAHAASITPKDPVRPLLSNADGTVVTSGAEYLERLVKQVTRPVRWDLTMDGLVELGVTATVELPPAGTLTGLVKRQLKGTVTQTVALKTPTDLPAAKEIL is encoded by the coding sequence ATGTTCCCTAGAGACGTGACAGCAGTGCTCGCTCCCGGACAGGGCTCCCAAGCGCCCGGCATGTTCTCCCCCTGGCTCGAACTCGACGGCACTCGCGAGAAGCTCGCGCGCTGGTCCGAGCGAACCGGGCTCGACCTGGTCCACCTCGGGACCGAGGCCGACGCCGAGACCATCCAGGACACCGCGATCACGCAGCCGCTGATCGTCGCGCTCTCGCTGCTGGCCTTCGACGCCCTCGGCGACGTCCCGGACGACACCCCGGTCGCCGGGCACTCCGTCGGCGAGCTCGCGGCAGCCGCCGCGGCGGGTGTGCTCACCGCCGAGGACGCGGTCGCACTCGCGGCCGTCCGCGGCGCCGAAATGGCGAAGGCGTGCGCGATCGAGCCGACGTCCATGGCCGCCGTCATGCTGGGCGACCCGGACGAGGTCGTCGCCTGGCTGGAGGGCCACGGCCTGACCGCGGCCAACCGCAACGGCGCCGGGCAGATCGTCGCCTCCGGCGCGAAGGACGCGATCGAGCGCATCGTCGCCGAGCCACTCGAAGGCACCAAGGTCCGGCCGTTGAAGGTCGCCGGCGCCTTCCACACCTCCTACATGGCCCCCGCCGAGGAGGCCCTGCGCGCGCACGCCGCGTCGATCACGCCGAAGGACCCGGTCCGCCCGCTGCTGTCCAACGCCGACGGCACCGTGGTCACCAGCGGCGCCGAGTACCTGGAGCGGCTGGTCAAGCAGGTCACCCGCCCGGTCCGCTGGGATCTGACGATGGACGGCCTCGTCGAGCTGGGTGTCACCGCGACGGTCGAGCTGCCGCCGGCCGGCACCCTGACCGGTCTGGTCAAGCGCCAGCTCAAGGGCACGGTCACGCAGACCGTCGCGCTGAAGACCCCCACCGACCTGCCCGCCGCGAAGGAGATCCTGTGA
- a CDS encoding PucR family transcriptional regulator, with translation MTQTNGSQTNGRRPAKHHGLSAKTLRRLERASGRLASASVAAMEQRLPWFGRLPAEQRASILLITQTGAAGFVDWLRDSQEALKLTTDAFRGAPEDLSRWISLRQAVGLVRLAIEVFEEQLPEFAATKAEDAALTEGILRYGREIAFATANSYAAAAEARGAWDARLEALVVDGIVRGDAEEAVLSRAAALGWEPSAMATVLAGRPPSDDPPSVVFEVRRLAARLGRPVLLSVQGSRLIVVAGGPTDGDAKQKEVLGKLAGAFGEGPVVAGPTVDSLAEAHRSAAEALSGLRAVVGWPGAPRPVRSSDLLPERALSGDAEAERLLIEEIAQPLEAAGPTMLQTVDEYLESGGVLETCAKKLFVHPNTVRYRLRRAAELTGRNATEPRDALVLRVALTVGRLARARGLW, from the coding sequence ATGACCCAGACCAACGGCAGCCAGACCAACGGCAGGCGGCCGGCCAAGCACCACGGCCTCTCGGCGAAGACGCTGCGCAGGCTGGAGCGCGCCTCCGGGCGCCTCGCCTCGGCCAGCGTCGCCGCCATGGAGCAGCGGCTGCCGTGGTTCGGGCGGCTGCCCGCCGAGCAGCGGGCGAGCATCCTGCTGATCACCCAGACCGGCGCGGCCGGGTTCGTCGACTGGCTGCGTGATTCGCAGGAGGCGCTCAAGCTCACCACCGACGCCTTCCGCGGCGCTCCCGAAGACCTGTCCCGCTGGATCAGCCTGCGGCAGGCAGTGGGTCTGGTGCGGCTGGCGATCGAGGTGTTCGAGGAGCAGCTGCCGGAGTTCGCCGCAACCAAGGCCGAGGACGCCGCGCTCACCGAGGGCATCCTCCGCTACGGCCGCGAGATCGCCTTCGCGACGGCCAACTCCTACGCCGCGGCCGCGGAAGCCCGCGGCGCGTGGGACGCCCGGCTGGAGGCGCTGGTCGTGGACGGCATCGTCCGCGGCGACGCTGAGGAGGCGGTGCTGTCCCGGGCCGCGGCGCTGGGGTGGGAGCCGTCGGCGATGGCGACCGTGCTGGCCGGCCGCCCGCCCTCAGACGACCCGCCGAGCGTGGTGTTCGAGGTGCGCCGCCTCGCCGCCCGGCTGGGACGCCCGGTGCTGCTGAGCGTCCAGGGCTCGCGGCTGATCGTGGTGGCAGGCGGGCCGACCGACGGCGACGCCAAGCAGAAGGAGGTGCTCGGCAAGCTGGCAGGCGCGTTCGGCGAGGGGCCGGTGGTGGCCGGGCCGACGGTGGACAGCCTGGCCGAGGCGCACCGCAGCGCCGCCGAGGCGCTGTCCGGGTTGCGCGCGGTGGTCGGCTGGCCGGGGGCGCCGCGCCCGGTGCGGTCGTCGGACCTGCTGCCGGAACGAGCGCTCTCCGGCGACGCCGAGGCCGAGCGGCTGCTGATCGAGGAGATCGCGCAGCCACTGGAGGCGGCGGGGCCGACGATGCTGCAGACGGTGGACGAGTACCTGGAGTCCGGCGGGGTGCTGGAGACGTGCGCGAAGAAGCTGTTCGTGCACCCCAACACCGTGCGCTACCGGCTGCGGCGGGCGGCCGAGCTGACCGGCCGCAACGCCACCGAGCCGCGGGACGCGCTGGTGCTGCGGGTGGCCCTGACCGTGGGACGGCTGGCCAGGGCACGCGGCCTCTGGTGA
- a CDS encoding beta-ketoacyl-[acyl-carrier-protein] synthase family protein: MSNIDVVITGIGATTPLGGDVASTWEGLLAGRSGIRRIEADWVEKFDLPVKIGATLAEDPAEKLPRVQARRLDRCEQIALIAARQAWADAGFEQPSDERTDVDPDRLGVSIGTGIGGPLTLLAMDDLLEQEGIRKVSPLTVPMLMPNGPAAHVGIDLKARAGVHSPASACASGAEGIANGYQMIQNGRADVVVAGGAESCIHPITVAGFAQARTVSTRNDEPERASRPFDTDRDGFVLGEGAGVVVLERADRAKARGARIYGRLAGYGITSDAHHITGNHPEGIGQIAAMANAMTMAGLTSADVGHVNAHATSTVVGDIGEAAAIRKAVGEHPVVTAPKSALGHLVGGAGAVEGILTLLSIYHGLVPPTLNLENLDPKVGLDVVAGEPRKVELTAALSNSFGFGGHNTALLFTGA, translated from the coding sequence ATGAGCAACATCGACGTCGTGATCACCGGGATCGGCGCGACGACGCCACTCGGCGGGGACGTCGCGTCCACGTGGGAGGGCTTGCTCGCCGGCCGCAGCGGCATCCGGCGGATCGAGGCCGACTGGGTCGAGAAGTTCGACCTGCCGGTCAAGATCGGCGCCACGCTCGCCGAGGATCCGGCGGAGAAGCTGCCGCGCGTGCAGGCGCGCCGGCTGGACCGGTGTGAGCAGATCGCGCTCATCGCCGCCCGGCAGGCGTGGGCCGACGCCGGTTTCGAGCAACCCAGCGACGAGCGCACGGACGTCGACCCGGACCGGCTCGGCGTGTCCATCGGCACCGGCATCGGCGGGCCGCTGACGCTGCTGGCGATGGACGACCTGCTCGAGCAGGAGGGCATCCGGAAGGTCTCGCCGCTGACCGTGCCGATGCTGATGCCGAACGGGCCTGCCGCGCACGTCGGCATCGACCTCAAGGCCAGGGCCGGGGTGCACTCGCCGGCGTCGGCGTGCGCGTCCGGCGCCGAGGGCATCGCCAACGGCTACCAGATGATCCAGAACGGGCGGGCCGACGTCGTGGTGGCGGGTGGTGCGGAGTCCTGCATCCACCCGATCACCGTGGCCGGTTTCGCGCAGGCCCGGACGGTGTCGACGCGCAACGACGAGCCCGAGCGCGCGTCGCGCCCGTTCGACACCGACCGGGACGGGTTCGTGCTCGGTGAGGGCGCCGGTGTGGTCGTCCTGGAGCGGGCGGACCGGGCGAAGGCCCGCGGCGCGCGGATCTACGGGCGGCTGGCGGGGTACGGCATCACCTCGGACGCGCACCACATCACCGGCAACCACCCGGAGGGCATCGGCCAGATCGCCGCGATGGCGAACGCGATGACGATGGCGGGGCTGACGTCGGCGGACGTGGGGCACGTGAACGCCCACGCGACGTCCACGGTGGTCGGCGACATCGGCGAGGCCGCGGCGATCCGCAAGGCCGTCGGTGAGCACCCGGTGGTGACCGCGCCGAAGTCCGCGCTGGGTCACCTGGTCGGTGGCGCCGGGGCGGTCGAGGGCATCCTCACGCTGCTCTCGATCTACCACGGTCTGGTGCCGCCGACGCTGAACCTGGAGAACCTGGACCCGAAGGTCGGGCTCGACGTCGTCGCGGGCGAGCCGCGGAAGGTCGAGCTGACCGCGGCGCTGAGCAACTCGTTCGGCTTCGGCGGTCACAACACGGCGCTGCTGTTCACCGGCGCCTGA
- a CDS encoding S8 family serine peptidase, translating to MRWRSTRAVAIAAAVLVLPFTGAVPAANAQVPLAPVSDTLGRVLATATALTPVTILVHAADAGTAAQAVRAAGMREIIRFPRIGVVAATGTAAQVAAVRKAAGVTYVENNDPLVAFGSSGTTATRSAAARTTLSGADGAPLDGRGVSVAIIDTGIDPTHPAFRGADGSTRVVRNLKNLCLDGTTTSCIVDVPTSVDTDATALGGHGTHVAGIAAGAPYTLADGSSVGGSAPGAKIVSISTGLAILVLGTDAALNWVLENHAAPCGAGVPATVCPPIKVINNSYGPSGGGEFDPESATVKLQRALAAEGVVTVWANGNDGGDGSADLSNPPGKDPTPGVISVASYNDQGTGTRDGTVSDFSSRGLASDPSTWPDVSAPGENILSACRPYLVICATGLQPSNGPGMLDLGTYNVISGTSMATPQITGIVAQLFQSRPGATPGEIEAAIKSTAYKYRDGAAYQGGSSFDKGAGLVDTVAAVGALAGA from the coding sequence ATGCGATGGCGCTCCACGCGCGCGGTGGCGATCGCCGCCGCCGTGCTCGTCCTTCCGTTCACCGGCGCCGTCCCCGCGGCGAACGCCCAGGTCCCGCTCGCGCCCGTGTCGGACACGCTCGGTCGGGTGCTGGCCACCGCGACCGCGCTCACCCCGGTCACGATCCTCGTGCACGCCGCGGACGCGGGCACCGCCGCACAGGCCGTGCGGGCGGCCGGGATGCGGGAGATCATCCGGTTCCCGCGCATCGGCGTGGTCGCCGCGACGGGCACCGCAGCGCAGGTCGCCGCGGTGCGCAAGGCGGCCGGCGTCACCTACGTCGAGAACAACGACCCGCTCGTCGCGTTCGGCTCGTCCGGCACGACCGCGACCCGCAGCGCCGCAGCACGCACCACGCTCTCCGGCGCGGACGGCGCTCCGCTGGACGGGCGCGGGGTGTCCGTGGCGATCATCGACACCGGGATCGACCCGACGCACCCGGCGTTCCGCGGCGCCGACGGTTCGACCCGCGTGGTGCGCAACCTGAAGAACCTGTGCCTCGACGGCACCACCACCTCGTGCATCGTCGACGTGCCCACCTCGGTCGACACCGACGCGACCGCGCTCGGCGGGCACGGCACCCACGTCGCCGGCATCGCGGCGGGTGCGCCGTACACGCTGGCCGACGGTTCGTCCGTCGGTGGTTCGGCGCCGGGCGCGAAGATCGTGTCGATCTCGACCGGCCTGGCGATCCTGGTGCTGGGCACGGACGCCGCGCTGAACTGGGTGCTGGAGAACCACGCCGCGCCGTGCGGGGCCGGGGTGCCGGCAACGGTGTGCCCGCCGATCAAGGTGATCAACAACTCGTACGGCCCGAGCGGCGGTGGCGAGTTCGATCCCGAATCGGCGACGGTCAAGCTGCAGCGCGCGCTCGCGGCCGAAGGGGTCGTGACGGTGTGGGCGAACGGCAACGACGGCGGGGACGGTTCGGCCGATCTGTCGAACCCGCCGGGCAAAGACCCGACGCCCGGGGTCATCTCGGTGGCCTCCTACAACGACCAGGGCACCGGGACCCGCGACGGGACAGTGTCGGACTTCTCCTCGCGCGGTCTCGCGTCGGACCCGTCGACGTGGCCGGACGTGTCCGCGCCGGGCGAGAACATCCTGTCCGCGTGCCGGCCCTACCTGGTGATCTGTGCGACCGGATTGCAGCCGTCTAACGGGCCGGGGATGCTCGACCTCGGCACCTACAACGTGATCAGCGGCACCTCGATGGCGACGCCGCAGATCACCGGCATCGTGGCGCAGCTGTTCCAGTCCCGGCCGGGCGCCACGCCGGGCGAAATCGAGGCCGCGATCAAGTCGACGGCGTACAAGTACAGGGACGGCGCCGCGTACCAGGGCGGTTCGAGCTTCGACAAGGGCGCCGGGCTGGTCGACACCGTCGCCGCCGTGGGGGCGCTCGCCGGGGCCTGA
- a CDS encoding DUF3145 domain-containing protein: MSTRGVVYVHSSPSAVCPHVEWAISGTLGTRVDLKWTAQPAAPGQLRAECMWSAPAGTGAKLAAGLKAWPMLRFEVTEEPSAGVDGERFCYVPGLGLWRGRTSANGDIVVGEDQLRALVATCRAGEQLAHKLDELLASSWDEALEPFRHAGDGAPVTWLHRVG; encoded by the coding sequence GTGAGCACCCGTGGCGTGGTTTACGTCCACTCGTCGCCGTCTGCGGTGTGCCCGCACGTCGAGTGGGCGATTTCGGGCACCCTGGGTACCCGAGTGGATCTGAAGTGGACGGCGCAACCCGCCGCTCCAGGGCAGCTTCGCGCTGAGTGCATGTGGAGCGCGCCCGCCGGAACCGGCGCCAAGCTGGCGGCCGGTCTCAAGGCGTGGCCGATGCTGCGCTTCGAGGTGACCGAGGAGCCGAGCGCCGGCGTCGACGGCGAGCGGTTCTGCTACGTGCCCGGGCTGGGACTGTGGCGCGGCCGGACGAGCGCCAACGGAGACATCGTCGTCGGGGAAGACCAGCTGCGCGCCCTCGTGGCGACCTGCCGCGCGGGGGAGCAGCTGGCGCACAAGCTCGATGAACTGCTCGCTTCGAGCTGGGATGAGGCGCTGGAGCCGTTCCGGCACGCCGGGGACGGGGCTCCGGTCACCTGGCTGCACCGGGTGGGGTGA
- a CDS encoding L-lactate permease: protein MFVQELAPLAGSLGLSALLAALPLATVLVLLGVVRMKAHQAGLIGLAVALIVAVTIFGMPIGQAISSGFQGAAFGLFPIMWIVVNALWIYRITVRTGHFDVLRRSFGRISDDPRIQALIIAFCFGALMEALAGFGAPVAISSVMLVALGFTPVRAAVVALVANTAPVAFGAMGTPVVTLAQVTGLPLDIVSSIVGRQTPILALFVPLLLVFIVDGRRGLRETWVPALVCGAAFGVVQFAAANYVSAQLADIGAALAGAAALVALPAARKPAREEVRTAVLTGVATETLDRPEDRGEVVRAYLPYALIIVIFSIGQLPPVKRLLDAATWKFDWPALSVANAAGKPVSGNTFSVPFLSTGGTLVLIAGVLTAVFLRVRARDAVREWGGTVHELRFAILTVTSVLALAYVMNLSGQATTIGYFIAGAGAGLAFLSPVLGWFGVAVSGSDTSANALFGALQVTAAHQAGLPPELLAAANSSGGVLGKMISPQNLSIACAAAMLPGEEGTLLRKVLPWSVGLLLVMCLIVVAQASFLSGMLP, encoded by the coding sequence ATGTTCGTGCAGGAGCTCGCCCCGCTAGCCGGTTCACTCGGCCTGTCCGCGCTGCTCGCGGCTCTCCCACTGGCCACCGTCCTCGTCCTGCTGGGCGTGGTCCGGATGAAGGCCCACCAAGCGGGCCTGATCGGCCTGGCCGTCGCACTCATCGTCGCCGTCACGATCTTCGGCATGCCGATCGGGCAGGCGATCTCGAGCGGGTTCCAGGGCGCCGCGTTCGGGCTCTTCCCCATCATGTGGATCGTCGTCAACGCGCTGTGGATCTACCGGATCACCGTGCGCACCGGCCATTTCGACGTGCTCCGCCGGTCGTTCGGCCGGATCTCCGACGATCCCCGCATCCAGGCGCTGATCATCGCGTTCTGCTTCGGCGCGCTGATGGAAGCACTGGCCGGTTTCGGCGCGCCGGTCGCGATCAGCTCGGTGATGCTGGTGGCGCTCGGGTTCACCCCGGTGCGGGCGGCGGTCGTCGCGCTGGTCGCCAACACCGCGCCGGTCGCGTTCGGCGCCATGGGCACGCCGGTCGTCACCCTCGCGCAGGTCACCGGGCTGCCGCTGGACATCGTGTCGTCGATCGTCGGCCGCCAGACGCCGATCCTCGCGTTGTTCGTGCCGCTGCTGCTGGTCTTCATCGTCGACGGCCGTCGGGGGCTGCGGGAAACCTGGGTGCCCGCGCTGGTGTGCGGTGCGGCTTTCGGGGTGGTGCAGTTCGCCGCCGCCAACTACGTCTCCGCACAGCTCGCCGACATCGGCGCCGCGCTCGCCGGCGCGGCCGCACTGGTCGCGTTGCCCGCCGCCCGCAAGCCGGCCCGCGAAGAGGTCCGGACCGCTGTGCTCACCGGCGTGGCCACCGAAACGCTGGACCGGCCGGAGGACCGCGGCGAGGTCGTCCGCGCCTACCTGCCGTACGCGCTGATCATCGTGATCTTCTCGATCGGCCAGCTGCCGCCCGTCAAGCGGCTGCTCGACGCGGCGACGTGGAAGTTCGACTGGCCGGCCCTGTCGGTGGCGAACGCGGCGGGCAAACCGGTGTCCGGCAACACGTTCTCGGTGCCGTTCCTGAGCACCGGCGGCACGCTCGTGTTGATCGCGGGCGTCCTGACCGCGGTGTTCCTGCGGGTCCGCGCCCGCGACGCGGTGCGCGAATGGGGCGGCACGGTGCACGAGCTGCGGTTCGCCATCCTGACCGTGACGAGCGTGCTCGCGCTGGCCTACGTGATGAACCTGTCCGGCCAGGCCACCACGATCGGCTACTTCATCGCGGGCGCGGGCGCCGGCCTGGCGTTCCTGTCCCCGGTGCTCGGGTGGTTCGGCGTCGCGGTCTCCGGTTCCGACACCTCGGCCAACGCCCTGTTCGGCGCGCTTCAGGTGACCGCGGCGCACCAGGCCGGGCTGCCGCCCGAACTGCTCGCCGCGGCCAACTCCTCGGGCGGTGTGCTCGGCAAGATGATCTCCCCGCAGAACCTGAGCATCGCGTGTGCGGCGGCGATGCTGCCGGGCGAGGAGGGCACGCTGTTGCGCAAGGTGCTGCCGTGGAGCGTGGGGCTGCTGCTCGTGATGTGCCTGATCGTTGTGGCGCAGGCGAGCTTCCTCAGCGGGATGCTGCCGTGA
- a CDS encoding restriction endonuclease encodes MARKRGFFAELQHQQMVRERERQRQWQQAQREAERAVRARERALAKEAREQRELHVKQQQNEAVAMTTAAQERVDELGRVLVDGLRHRSVFSFAQMRRSFKAQRFEAPPALATPATQPQWERYAPPPPSGVRRLFKGAQNKAVDQAKARFAHAMARYEQVEHERLAALAAAEARHRQAEESRRQEVEQHNAQVADLESRVLARAPEAVEDYFELLIEQSPLPADLPVDVEVAYQSDSKKLLMIGELPGVDVIPPNREYTYVKSRDEIVAKPRLAKEVKQAYANLVAQIVLRMMRDVFEVRPSDLVDEVAVNAHVSTRNRATGKSERPCLVSVSATRKQFEELVLTELDPAECLKYFNALVSPHPWDLEAVRPIFDPDLSKYRLVDAHDVAAGLDGRAVLLEMKPFEFEVLVKQLFEAMGMKSWVTQASRDDGLDALAVNEDPIMGGVCVIQAKRYKGTVEPDAVRALAGVMDDKRASRGVLVTTSRFGKASWDFVARHGRIQLIEGPHLKHLLAEYLNLDVLLGPQTR; translated from the coding sequence GTGGCACGCAAACGTGGTTTCTTCGCCGAACTTCAGCATCAACAGATGGTGCGGGAACGGGAACGGCAGCGGCAGTGGCAGCAAGCACAAAGGGAAGCCGAACGTGCTGTCCGTGCCCGTGAACGAGCCTTGGCGAAGGAAGCTCGCGAACAGCGAGAATTGCATGTCAAGCAGCAACAGAACGAAGCTGTAGCGATGACCACAGCTGCGCAGGAGCGGGTGGATGAACTGGGCAGGGTCCTGGTCGACGGCCTCCGTCATCGAAGTGTCTTTTCCTTCGCTCAGATGCGCAGGTCTTTCAAGGCGCAGCGATTTGAAGCGCCGCCGGCTCTAGCCACTCCAGCGACGCAGCCGCAATGGGAGAGATACGCTCCGCCGCCTCCGTCTGGGGTGAGGCGACTCTTCAAGGGGGCGCAGAACAAGGCCGTCGATCAAGCCAAAGCCAGGTTCGCGCACGCCATGGCGCGGTATGAACAGGTCGAACACGAGCGACTTGCCGCACTGGCGGCTGCGGAAGCGCGACATCGACAGGCTGAGGAATCTCGCCGACAAGAAGTAGAACAACACAACGCTCAGGTGGCAGATCTCGAAAGCCGCGTCCTGGCGAGAGCGCCAGAGGCGGTCGAAGACTATTTCGAGCTACTCATCGAGCAGTCACCTCTGCCGGCCGATCTGCCGGTCGATGTCGAGGTTGCCTACCAGTCCGACTCGAAGAAGTTGCTCATGATCGGGGAGTTGCCCGGGGTTGATGTGATTCCGCCCAACCGCGAGTACACGTATGTCAAGTCACGAGATGAGATCGTAGCCAAGCCCCGACTGGCGAAAGAAGTCAAGCAGGCTTACGCGAATCTGGTGGCGCAGATCGTTCTGAGGATGATGCGTGACGTGTTCGAGGTCCGCCCGAGCGACCTCGTCGACGAAGTGGCTGTGAACGCGCACGTGTCGACGCGCAACAGGGCCACCGGCAAATCGGAACGCCCTTGTCTGGTCAGTGTCTCCGCGACGCGGAAACAGTTCGAGGAACTGGTGCTCACCGAGCTGGATCCTGCTGAATGCCTGAAGTACTTCAACGCGCTCGTGTCGCCCCATCCGTGGGACCTCGAAGCAGTGCGTCCGATCTTCGATCCGGACTTGTCGAAGTACCGCCTCGTGGATGCTCACGACGTGGCGGCGGGTCTGGACGGCCGTGCGGTGCTCCTGGAGATGAAGCCTTTCGAGTTCGAGGTTCTGGTCAAGCAACTCTTCGAAGCCATGGGGATGAAGTCCTGGGTCACACAGGCTTCTCGCGATGACGGCCTTGACGCGCTCGCCGTCAATGAAGACCCAATCATGGGCGGGGTGTGCGTGATTCAGGCAAAGCGGTACAAGGGGACCGTCGAACCGGATGCGGTTCGTGCGCTCGCGGGCGTGATGGATGACAAGCGCGCGAGTCGTGGCGTGTTGGTGACCACCTCGCGCTTCGGCAAGGCCTCATGGGATTTCGTCGCGCGTCACGGGCGAATCCAACTCATCGAAGGTCCGCACCTCAAACACCTGCTGGCGGAATACCTGAACCTCGACGTGCTGCTCGGGCCGCAAACCAGGTGA
- a CDS encoding beta-ketoacyl-ACP synthase III: MSPVLRQKQGPAATRILGVGSYQPDRVVTNDDLSQIMETNDQWIRERVGIIERRFAEKDELLVDMAVKAGNAALTDAGLQPSDVDTVIVPNCTMPAPIPNAAGQVADRIGVKAAGAFDLNAACAGFCYGLGVASDLIRAGSAGKVLVIGAEKLTDVVDPVDRANAIIFADGAGAAVVGPSDEPGIGPVSWGSAGDLVDTIYMRDHKYIYQEGQSVFRWATTQIAPIALKAVELAGLEPSDVDVLIPHQANLRIVDAIAKRLRAKGAREDLVVADDIKFSGNTSSASIPMALDHMRKAGTVKTGDVVLMVGFGAGLSYAGQVVICP; this comes from the coding sequence GTGAGCCCGGTGTTGCGCCAGAAGCAGGGGCCCGCCGCCACCCGGATCCTGGGCGTCGGCAGCTACCAGCCGGACCGCGTCGTCACCAACGACGACCTGTCCCAGATCATGGAGACCAACGACCAGTGGATCCGTGAGCGGGTCGGCATCATCGAGCGCCGCTTCGCCGAGAAGGACGAGCTGCTGGTCGACATGGCGGTCAAGGCGGGCAACGCCGCGCTCACCGACGCGGGCCTGCAGCCGTCCGATGTTGACACCGTGATCGTGCCGAACTGCACGATGCCCGCGCCGATCCCGAACGCGGCCGGCCAGGTCGCCGACCGGATCGGCGTGAAGGCGGCCGGCGCGTTCGACCTCAACGCCGCGTGCGCCGGGTTCTGCTACGGCCTCGGCGTCGCCTCCGACCTGATCCGCGCCGGCTCGGCTGGCAAGGTGCTGGTGATCGGCGCGGAGAAGCTGACCGACGTGGTCGACCCGGTGGACCGGGCGAACGCGATCATCTTCGCCGACGGCGCGGGCGCCGCGGTGGTCGGGCCGTCCGACGAGCCGGGCATCGGGCCGGTGTCCTGGGGCAGCGCGGGCGACCTGGTCGACACGATCTACATGCGCGACCACAAGTACATCTACCAGGAGGGCCAGTCGGTCTTCCGGTGGGCGACCACGCAGATCGCGCCGATCGCGTTGAAGGCGGTCGAGCTGGCCGGGCTGGAGCCGTCGGACGTCGACGTGCTTATCCCGCACCAGGCGAACCTGCGGATCGTGGACGCGATCGCCAAGCGGCTCAGGGCCAAGGGCGCGCGAGAGGACCTGGTCGTCGCCGACGACATCAAGTTCTCCGGCAACACCTCGTCCGCGTCGATTCCCATGGCGCTGGACCACATGCGGAAAGCGGGCACCGTCAAAACGGGTGACGTGGTGCTGATGGTTGGATTCGGCGCGGGCCTGTCCTACGCCGGACAGGTCGTCATCTGCCCGTGA